TCGAATTCAAGAGCTTTGAGCTTGTCGGGAAAGGCGCAATACTAGAGCAAATTCCACGGTGCGAATTTGGCAGTGTGGGCAGACTTTCCGGCATTGTGAGCCGCAAACCGCTGTTTCAGATCTGCGGTAGACCCGGTATATTCCTGATCGGGAAAATCGACGCTGCGGAGAATATAGACATACCACATCAGCGTTTCAGCCCGTCGTCGCCCTTCGGGCTATGCCGGGCACTGCTTCGGCCTAACGGTTTCTCGCGGCTGTGCCACGCGAAGCCCGTAAGGGCGAAGCGTGGTGGAGCTAAGCGGGATCGAACCGCTGACCTCTTGCATGCCATGCAAGCGCTCTCCCAGCTGAGCTATAGCCCCATCAAGGTGGTCCGGCTCAGGGCCGGTCCTGGGATGCTCCTCAAGGCGTGCCCTTCGGAGTGGCGGCTTATTACTTCCGGATTCCGGAGATAGCAAGCCTAAAAAATCTGGCCCGGAGAATTTTTTCCTCGCCGGGCCGAAATGCGGTCTCAGACTTCGTCTTCGTCGCCGGTCACGCCGATGATGTCGCTCATGTCGTCATCATCGTCATCTTCGTCGGGTGTGAGGAAGGTATCGTCGTCGTCATCGCCTTCGATTTCGACATCGTCGTCGCCGATATCGGGGATGTCGTCGCCAGAGGCAGCGTCATCGGCATCCTCAAGCGAAACCAGTTCGACTTCGGTGTTTTCAGTATCGACTTCCGCAACCTCGTCTT
The nucleotide sequence above comes from Rhizobium indicum. Encoded proteins:
- a CDS encoding TIGR02300 family protein, with amino-acid sequence MAKAELGTKRTDPETGKKFYDLNRDPIVSPYTGKSYPLSFFEETSAIAEVAEEDEVAEVDTENTEVELVSLEDADDAASGDDIPDIGDDDVEIEGDDDDDTFLTPDEDDDDDDMSDIIGVTGDEDEV